The window CTCGGGGTCGCCCTCGTGGGCGCGTTCGTCAACATCGGCATCGCCCTGGTGGCCGGCCTCCTCGTGTGGCTGGTACTCGAGCAGGCGTCGACAGGGGCGTGAAACCGCTACCAGTAATCCGGTTTCACCCATCAGTTCGGACTTGGATAGCACGAGCGCTCGAGTGGTGGGAAGCATTGGTACTCGAGCGACGGGAAGGGCTTTTTCCTCGCGCACGCGAGTAACGAGATATGACCGAGAGTGGTATGACCGAGAACTGGCAAGCGCTGTTCGAGCGCGGGGCGACGTTCGACGTCGATCGGGAGGCGATCGCGACGGCGCTGGCAACGCGGCGGGAGGACGACGATGCCTGAGCAGCCGAACCCGGCCCGGGTGGTCGCCGACGCGGACGTGCTCGCGGCCGATGTCTTCCTCGGCGGGCCGGCCCGGGAGGCCATGGATCAGGTTCGGCGTCACTCCTGGGTCGAGCTGGTCGCCTCCGACGAGTTGCTTGCGGATACGGAAGCGATCGTCGCCGAGCTGGGGGATCGCGACCTGGCGGCGGCCCACCGCGAGCGACTCGAGGCCGAGCGCGTCCGGGTCGAACAGCC of the Natronosalvus vescus genome contains:
- a CDS encoding DUF7384 family protein; the protein is MPEQPNPARVVADADVLAADVFLGGPAREAMDQVRRHSWVELVASDELLADTEAIVAELGDRDLAAAHRERLEAERVRVEQPPGDHPALASAYQGRAAHLLSFDDRLTSAKAGLTLQPRVSVSVRPPDAFATLFDPESLYEAVEGGSYPGPDRNPRA